A part of Jiangella alba genomic DNA contains:
- a CDS encoding ANTAR domain-containing protein, whose translation MTTPAEVTSRLAETVADAGSGAPLADRLGETCRSLLGADGVALVLAYTLPQRLAVCVTDDVIGRVENLQDVLGEGPSVDAYRSGCPVVGRIGAAGAEVAWPLFAEAALRETGPLTVVAVPVPAGAEVLGVLTAYRPGPGHPAPEEELTAHLAAAVGVTLLRDLDFGRDLELDLDCPGGTPTGVWAARAEVHQATGFLVARLGLPPDDALALLRARAYAAGLTLGEIARQVLARAVDLAPDGDAGRPPNP comes from the coding sequence TTGACCACACCAGCCGAGGTGACGTCGCGCCTGGCCGAGACGGTCGCCGACGCCGGTTCCGGTGCTCCGCTGGCGGACCGGCTCGGCGAGACCTGCCGGTCGCTGCTCGGCGCCGACGGCGTCGCCCTCGTGCTCGCCTACACGCTGCCGCAGCGGCTGGCCGTCTGCGTCACCGACGACGTCATCGGCCGGGTCGAGAACCTGCAGGACGTCCTCGGCGAAGGGCCCAGCGTCGACGCGTACCGGTCCGGCTGCCCGGTCGTCGGCCGCATCGGCGCCGCCGGCGCGGAGGTGGCGTGGCCGCTGTTCGCCGAGGCGGCGTTGCGCGAGACCGGCCCGCTCACCGTCGTCGCGGTCCCGGTCCCGGCCGGTGCGGAGGTGCTGGGCGTGCTGACGGCGTACCGGCCGGGCCCCGGCCATCCGGCGCCGGAGGAGGAGCTGACGGCGCACCTGGCCGCGGCCGTCGGCGTGACGCTGCTGCGCGACCTCGACTTCGGCCGCGACCTCGAGCTGGACCTCGACTGCCCCGGCGGCACACCCACCGGCGTCTGGGCCGCCCGCGCCGAGGTGCATCAGGCCACCGGGTTCCTGGTGGCTCGGCTCGGCCTGCCGCCCGACGACGCGCTGGCACTGCTGCGCGCCCGCGCCTACGCGGCCGGACTCACGCTGGGTGAGATCGCGCGCCAGGTGCTCGCCCGCGCCGTCGACCTCGCTCCGGATGGCGACGCCGGCCGCCCGCCGAACCCTTGA
- a CDS encoding helix-turn-helix transcriptional regulator, with amino-acid sequence MENEVRDALIGRDSEQTRIREVLLRLAAGEGGAVVVEGADGVGKSALVRAVSDDARAGRLTGLDEVTVSAVVAADSERGWPFSGLHLVLSAVVGSLEPEQQRQAARLVDDLTTRLEQTASAYELAVQVQPLVSRVRRPLVIVIDDAHRLDPQSLEVLGFVARRVGTSPLVFLVVVDTAERVPPLLGLPLIRLGELPATDATELVRRAAGSHTLHSVAARIAGRVGGNPRALLDVVGRVPDVQLLGQVELDRHLPHSPVLQAQQLPELGSLDDDRRFALLVATGSEDQRMAPVLNALGSPDASHVAWLFAEHLNRSDGTFTLQRPAVRSIIWQAATMAERDAAHQALAAAYADSDPGRQLWHLAQTRHDHDDELATRLERVAAESLVRGEVERSLAFAREAVRLTSKPGERIGRLLQAGRFAVLAGRLDEAVHIARERFRLDTTPEQRADFALLEVRARNLLDGEVATGLVSRHVEEVAPIDPTRAAALDLAAAHGLAGRMEQAEAARFLALAERFDDDFDTVTRAEHLRTAALLASVSGELDRAVELVESDSGGAADLFGEAETNLLHATVLVRAERYGQARRLLRAVTSGQFGDSPLLLRAALAGLVQLELRAGRLREAAEAAAAWDRVDADSAHRALVPAYMVRVNAYLGEDEAAWDRRRQSIEGSRRHGDSWATAVMQAETGAFLLLLGRFDEAMSVLDHARRHALEHADPSILAVEPDYIEACVRSGELGRARAALAEFELRAGRVPTAWARHTVARCRALASEGEEALTLFREAVETATDAVSPVEQARTLLCFGERLRRLGRRTDARSWLQRTVVLAQESGAIALAGRAGQELGASGGPVPPTTRLADLTDAEQRIATLVASGRRNREIAAELFVSVRTVEAHLGRIFRKLGIRSRTELTGIVVTGIDDDNTGPA; translated from the coding sequence GTGGAGAACGAAGTACGCGACGCGTTGATCGGTCGCGACAGTGAACAGACCAGGATCCGGGAAGTCCTGCTGAGGTTGGCGGCCGGCGAGGGGGGCGCGGTCGTCGTGGAGGGCGCCGACGGCGTCGGCAAGAGCGCGCTGGTGCGCGCCGTGTCCGACGACGCGCGCGCCGGGCGGCTGACCGGCCTCGACGAGGTGACGGTGTCGGCGGTGGTGGCCGCCGACTCCGAGCGCGGCTGGCCGTTCTCGGGACTGCATCTCGTGCTGTCCGCCGTCGTGGGCTCGCTGGAGCCAGAGCAGCAGCGCCAGGCGGCGCGGCTGGTCGACGACCTCACCACGCGGCTGGAGCAGACGGCGTCGGCGTACGAGCTGGCCGTCCAGGTGCAGCCGCTGGTCAGCCGGGTCCGGCGGCCGCTGGTCATCGTCATCGACGACGCGCACCGGCTCGACCCCCAGTCGCTGGAGGTGCTGGGCTTCGTCGCCCGCCGGGTCGGCACGTCGCCGCTGGTGTTCCTGGTGGTCGTCGACACCGCCGAGCGGGTGCCGCCGTTGCTGGGGCTGCCGTTGATCCGGCTCGGCGAGCTGCCGGCCACCGACGCGACCGAGCTGGTCCGCCGGGCGGCCGGTTCGCACACCCTGCACAGCGTCGCGGCGCGCATCGCCGGCCGCGTCGGCGGCAACCCGCGGGCGCTGCTCGACGTCGTCGGCCGGGTGCCCGACGTGCAGCTGCTCGGCCAGGTCGAGCTGGACCGGCACCTGCCGCATTCGCCGGTGCTGCAGGCGCAGCAGCTGCCCGAGCTCGGCTCGCTCGACGACGACCGGCGGTTCGCGCTGCTGGTCGCCACCGGCAGCGAGGACCAGCGGATGGCCCCGGTGCTGAACGCGCTCGGCTCGCCGGACGCGTCGCACGTCGCCTGGCTGTTCGCCGAGCACCTGAACCGGTCCGACGGCACGTTCACGCTGCAGCGCCCGGCCGTCCGCTCGATCATCTGGCAGGCCGCCACCATGGCCGAGCGCGACGCCGCCCACCAGGCGCTGGCCGCCGCGTACGCCGACTCCGATCCGGGCCGGCAGCTCTGGCACCTGGCGCAGACCCGGCACGACCACGACGACGAACTGGCGACGCGGCTGGAGCGGGTGGCGGCCGAGTCGCTGGTCCGCGGGGAGGTGGAGCGGTCGCTGGCGTTCGCCCGCGAGGCGGTCCGGCTGACGTCCAAGCCGGGCGAGCGGATCGGGCGGCTGCTGCAGGCCGGCCGGTTCGCCGTCCTCGCCGGACGGCTGGACGAGGCCGTGCACATCGCCCGCGAGCGGTTCCGCCTCGACACCACGCCCGAGCAGCGGGCCGACTTCGCGCTGCTGGAGGTGCGCGCCCGCAACCTGCTCGACGGCGAGGTCGCCACCGGCCTCGTCAGCCGGCACGTCGAGGAGGTCGCGCCGATCGACCCGACCCGCGCGGCCGCGCTCGACCTCGCCGCCGCACACGGGCTGGCCGGACGCATGGAGCAGGCCGAGGCGGCCCGGTTCCTCGCCCTGGCCGAGCGGTTCGACGACGACTTCGACACCGTCACGCGGGCCGAGCACCTGCGCACGGCCGCGCTGCTGGCGTCGGTCAGCGGCGAGCTGGACCGCGCGGTCGAGCTGGTGGAGTCCGACAGCGGCGGCGCGGCCGACCTGTTCGGCGAGGCCGAGACGAACCTGCTGCACGCGACGGTGCTGGTGCGGGCCGAGCGGTACGGGCAGGCGCGGCGGCTGCTGCGCGCCGTCACCAGCGGGCAGTTCGGCGACTCGCCGCTGCTGCTGCGGGCGGCCCTGGCCGGGCTGGTCCAGCTGGAACTGCGGGCCGGCCGGCTGCGCGAGGCGGCCGAGGCGGCGGCCGCCTGGGACCGCGTCGACGCCGACAGCGCCCACCGCGCGCTGGTGCCCGCGTACATGGTCAGGGTCAACGCCTACCTGGGCGAGGACGAGGCCGCCTGGGACCGCCGCCGGCAGTCGATCGAGGGGTCGCGGCGGCACGGCGACTCGTGGGCGACCGCCGTCATGCAGGCCGAGACCGGCGCGTTCCTGCTGCTGCTCGGCCGGTTCGACGAGGCGATGTCGGTGCTCGACCACGCCCGGCGGCACGCGCTGGAACACGCCGACCCGTCCATCCTCGCCGTCGAGCCCGACTACATCGAGGCGTGCGTGCGCAGCGGCGAGCTGGGCCGGGCCCGGGCGGCGCTGGCCGAGTTCGAGCTGCGGGCCGGCCGGGTCCCGACGGCGTGGGCGCGGCACACCGTCGCCCGCTGCCGGGCGCTGGCCAGCGAGGGGGAGGAGGCGCTGACGCTGTTCCGCGAGGCGGTCGAGACCGCCACCGACGCGGTCTCGCCGGTCGAGCAGGCCCGCACCCTGCTCTGCTTCGGCGAGCGGTTGCGCCGGCTCGGCCGTCGCACCGACGCGCGGTCCTGGCTGCAGCGCACCGTCGTGCTGGCCCAGGAGAGCGGCGCCATCGCGCTGGCCGGACGCGCCGGGCAGGAGCTGGGCGCGTCCGGCGGGCCGGTGCCGCCGACCACCCGGCTGGCCGACCTCACCGACGCCGAGCAGCGCATCGCCACGCTGGTCGCCAGCGGACGGCGCAACCGGGAGATCGCGGCCGAGCTGTTCGTCTCCGTCCGCACCGTCGAGGCGCACCTGGGCCGCATCTTCCGCAAGCTCGGCATCCGCTCGCGCACCGAGCTGACCGGCATCGTCGTCACCGGAATCGACGACGACAACACCGGGCCGGCCTGA
- a CDS encoding LuxR C-terminal-related transcriptional regulator, producing MQGAERDRRRAGPRPVLPRPRLSEPLARRDAAPIVVVQGPPGLGKSLLLDDVARRLGAGRVARVDPDAGDVGAAVGDILAHAVADDASDPPVILLDDAADPDGDDVRAALRAVRDHDTRLLLSTRALPVWVTADRLLDGTIHLVGLPDLLFDGAEVQQLATRFRVALSADDVAELEQATDGWPALVVAWLRTRRPDATLSERTLHDLIDRFVRIEVLGDLPPSDRALLTDAAAAPRFDATVLALLLEDHATPDDPATLIDRWATAGRLVPASDEGHWRLPLPVRRCLLAQLDLERPGRRTDLVTRAVRLLVARGRTTDALPLVVDSALDKATAGSVVRASWEPAVARGQFDDLLPAVNTLPDDVVAADPVLLLLAAISAVAPPPDLDTFARRVAQADRLVDQQTLSGTLLTIRCFQMVLARARGDAAAALAVERRGRALIDAATDEQLREHLDRVVYFDWQTGANRLATGDLEAAETILGQAATQARHHGIAWHEANSEALRSYTSLLRGDLAGSARQSRTASEIARRHGWADNQFTDHVHLTRGTLDLEHGRTAGVAERLHRAQRRLDRDVVPPAGRLALAWSVLALLAGDRTAAGHADLLTGDDYATNRLPLNRLLATIARSYALLARDDPKAASDVLEPVVAPSRHAALLAVARARALLAADDPLAAGRELAALGHLGAVPLTVRADIHALHVECALQRGVHPGGAAHQLFALIERTGARRPLLLPSLLRTAIVGGELPLPPSGPLSTLAVELAALHRANTGGAPALSERETEVLLSLDGPDTLSEIAKSMYISGNTLKTTARSLYRKLGAADRYEAVTVARALAILPPAP from the coding sequence ATGCAGGGTGCCGAGCGCGACCGCCGGCGGGCGGGTCCACGGCCCGTCCTGCCCCGGCCACGTCTCAGCGAGCCACTGGCCAGGCGCGACGCCGCACCCATCGTCGTCGTCCAGGGCCCGCCCGGGCTGGGCAAGTCGCTGCTGCTCGACGACGTCGCCCGCCGGCTCGGCGCCGGGCGGGTGGCGCGGGTCGATCCTGACGCCGGCGACGTCGGTGCGGCCGTCGGCGACATCCTGGCCCATGCGGTGGCCGACGACGCGTCCGACCCGCCGGTGATCCTGCTCGACGACGCCGCCGACCCCGACGGCGACGACGTGCGCGCCGCGCTGCGTGCGGTGCGCGACCACGACACCCGGCTGCTGCTGAGCACCCGCGCCCTCCCCGTCTGGGTCACCGCCGACCGCCTGCTCGACGGCACCATCCACCTCGTCGGCCTGCCCGACCTGCTGTTCGACGGCGCCGAGGTGCAGCAGCTGGCCACTCGGTTCCGGGTCGCCCTGAGCGCCGACGACGTCGCCGAACTGGAGCAGGCGACGGACGGCTGGCCGGCGCTGGTGGTGGCGTGGCTGCGCACGCGGCGGCCCGACGCCACGCTGTCCGAGCGGACGCTGCACGACCTCATCGACCGCTTCGTCCGCATCGAGGTGCTCGGCGACCTCCCGCCGTCCGACCGCGCGCTGCTCACCGATGCCGCCGCGGCGCCCCGGTTCGACGCCACCGTGCTGGCGCTGCTGCTCGAGGACCACGCGACACCGGACGACCCGGCCACGCTGATCGACCGCTGGGCCACGGCCGGGCGGCTGGTGCCCGCGTCCGACGAGGGCCACTGGCGGCTGCCGCTGCCGGTGCGCCGCTGCCTGCTGGCGCAGCTGGACCTCGAGCGGCCGGGACGGCGCACCGACCTCGTCACGCGCGCCGTCCGGCTGCTGGTCGCGCGCGGACGCACCACCGACGCGCTGCCGCTGGTGGTCGACTCCGCACTGGACAAGGCGACGGCCGGCAGCGTGGTGCGGGCCAGTTGGGAGCCGGCCGTCGCGCGCGGCCAGTTCGACGACCTGCTGCCGGCGGTGAACACGCTGCCCGACGACGTCGTGGCGGCCGACCCGGTGCTGTTGCTGCTGGCCGCCATCTCCGCGGTGGCGCCGCCGCCCGACCTCGACACCTTCGCCCGCCGGGTCGCGCAGGCCGACCGGCTGGTCGACCAGCAGACGCTCAGCGGCACGCTGCTCACCATCCGCTGCTTCCAGATGGTGCTGGCCCGGGCCCGCGGCGACGCCGCCGCCGCCCTCGCCGTCGAGCGCAGGGGACGGGCGCTGATCGACGCCGCCACCGACGAGCAGCTGCGCGAGCACCTCGACCGCGTCGTCTACTTCGACTGGCAGACCGGCGCCAACAGGCTCGCCACCGGCGACCTCGAGGCCGCCGAGACCATCCTCGGCCAGGCCGCCACGCAGGCCCGGCACCACGGCATCGCCTGGCACGAGGCCAACAGCGAGGCGCTGCGCTCGTACACGTCGCTGCTGCGCGGCGACCTCGCCGGTTCGGCCCGGCAGTCGCGGACGGCGTCCGAGATCGCCCGGCGGCACGGCTGGGCCGACAACCAGTTCACCGACCACGTGCACCTCACCCGCGGCACCCTCGACCTCGAGCACGGCCGCACCGCCGGCGTGGCCGAGCGGCTGCACCGCGCCCAGCGCCGGCTCGACCGCGACGTCGTGCCGCCGGCCGGACGGCTCGCGCTGGCGTGGTCGGTGCTCGCGCTGCTGGCCGGCGACCGCACCGCCGCCGGGCACGCCGACCTCCTCACAGGCGACGACTACGCCACCAACCGGCTGCCGCTGAACCGGCTGCTGGCCACCATCGCCCGCTCGTACGCCCTGCTCGCCCGCGACGACCCGAAGGCCGCGTCCGACGTGCTCGAGCCCGTGGTCGCGCCGTCCCGGCACGCCGCGCTGCTCGCCGTCGCCCGAGCCCGTGCCCTGCTGGCCGCCGACGACCCGCTGGCGGCCGGGCGCGAGCTGGCCGCGCTGGGCCATCTCGGCGCCGTCCCCTTGACCGTCCGCGCCGACATCCACGCCCTGCACGTCGAGTGCGCCCTGCAGCGCGGCGTGCACCCCGGCGGCGCCGCCCACCAGCTGTTCGCGCTGATCGAGCGCACCGGCGCCCGGCGACCGCTGCTGCTGCCTTCGCTGCTGCGCACCGCGATCGTGGGCGGCGAGCTGCCGCTGCCGCCGTCCGGGCCGTTGAGCACGCTCGCGGTCGAGCTGGCGGCGCTGCACCGCGCCAACACCGGCGGCGCGCCCGCGCTGTCCGAGCGCGAGACCGAGGTGCTGCTGTCGCTCGACGGGCCCGACACCCTCAGCGAGATCGCGAAGTCGATGTACATCTCCGGCAACACGCTGAAGACGACGGCCCGCTCGCTCTACCGCAAGCTCGGCGCGGCCGACCGCTACGAGGCCGTCACCGTGGCCCGGGCGCTGGCGATCCTGCCGCCCGCGCCCTGA
- a CDS encoding RNA polymerase sigma factor codes for MTDAWDHQEFAILLDRAHDGDDDAFGILYEKTAPMAHRAAQHIVRDRHAADDLVQETFCLVLNAVRAGRGPRSSFPGYVLSTVKRLAYRHSSARGRIVAVQDPAAWDALLGRPGDASGDVSRVATALATLPARWRHVLWLVDVERYSPSELGSRLSMTPNAVSSLAARARKALRAAYLAAPTVDA; via the coding sequence ATGACCGATGCGTGGGATCACCAGGAGTTCGCGATCCTGCTGGACCGGGCCCACGACGGCGACGACGACGCCTTCGGGATCCTCTACGAGAAGACCGCGCCGATGGCGCACCGAGCGGCCCAGCACATCGTCCGCGACCGGCACGCGGCGGACGACCTGGTCCAGGAGACGTTCTGCCTCGTTCTCAACGCCGTCCGGGCCGGCCGCGGGCCGCGGTCGTCGTTCCCCGGCTACGTACTGTCGACGGTGAAGCGGCTGGCCTACCGGCACTCGAGCGCACGTGGCCGCATCGTCGCCGTCCAGGACCCGGCGGCGTGGGACGCCCTGCTCGGCCGCCCCGGCGACGCCTCCGGCGACGTGAGCCGCGTGGCGACGGCGCTGGCCACCCTGCCCGCCCGCTGGCGCCACGTCCTCTGGCTCGTCGACGTCGAGCGCTATTCGCCGTCCGAGCTGGGTTCGCGGCTCTCGATGACCCCCAACGCCGTCTCCAGCCTGGCGGCGCGGGCGCGCAAGGCGCTGCGGGCCGCCTACCTCGCTGCTCCCACCGTCGACGCCTGA